From the genome of Tachysurus vachellii isolate PV-2020 chromosome 2, HZAU_Pvac_v1, whole genome shotgun sequence, one region includes:
- the LOC132859898 gene encoding kelch-like protein 10: MDNCKLDDLFTNMEREMSEDRKLCSLLNEMRLDGSLCDAVLRVDEVDFKVHKNILSAYSQHFRSLFTRCSNLDQRVYNITGVSPEIMNLIIQYMYTQDIQVTTNKVEALLDAANHLLIQDLALSCCKFLQDHLNPDNCLRIWQYADNNAYYELRDQAYMYTLHHFEDVVFSPSGKFLDLTVEQLSDILEKDELNIKEEKTAFQAIILWIRHEPSVRKQQIVNLLPKVRLALVPLEYFLENIKKNPVVSSVCECQPIITRAMKAMYTSKMAELNTRLSDPFTRPRLPYSILFAIGGFSDESPTNIVETYDSKLDSWMCISSRVEQARACHGTVFLDGLVYVIGGFDSMEYLNSTCTFNPLDGTWNEVAPMHSHRSYVSVTVLDGFIYAMGGFNGTIRLNTAERYQPCTNQWSLIPSMHEQRSDASAATLNGKIYICGGFNGNECHFTAECFDPHHYQWTLIVRMHMRRSGVGVIALNNQLFAVRTESNTHKYKHTTKN, encoded by the exons ATGGATAATTGCAAATTAGACGACTTGTTTACGAATATGGAGAGGGAGATGAGTGAAGACAGGAAGCTGTGCAGTTTACTGAACGAGATGCGATTGGACGGGTCGCTGTGTGACGCGGTGCTCAGAGTGGACGAAGTGGACTTCAAGGTCCACAAGAACATCCTCTCGGCGTACAGCCAGCACTTCag ATCTCTATTCACAAGATGTAGCAATCTGGATCAGAGAGTGTACAACATCACTGGTGTATCTCCAGAAATCATGAATCTTATAATCCAATACATGTACACGCAAGACATTCAAGTCACCACCAATAAAGTGGAGGCTCTCTTGGATGCAGCCAATCACTTGCTTATCCAAGACCTTGCATTGAGCTGCTGTAAATTCCTTCAGGATCATCTAAACCCGGATAACTGCTTAAGGATTTGGCAATACGCTGACAATAATGCGTACTACGAGCTGCGGGATCAGGCCTACATGTACACGTTGCATCACTTCGAGGACGTTGTTTTTTCACCATCTGGAAAGTTCCTGGATTTGACCGTGGAGCAGCTCAGTGACATCCTGGAGAAGGATGAGCTGAACATCAAGGAGGAGAAAACAGCTTTCCAAGCTATAATCCTGTGGATCAGGCATGAACCCAGCGTCCGAAAGCAGCAAATAGTGAACCTATTGCCAAAG GTGCGGCTGGCTCTGGTGCCTCTGGAATACTTTTtggaaaatataaagaaaaacccggtggtcagcagtgtgtgtgagtgtcaacCCATCATCACCCGTGCCATGAAGGCCATGTACACCTCCAAAATGGCTGAACTTAACACCAGACTCTCGGATCCGTTTACCCGTCCACGGCTCCCGTATTCCATCTTGTTTGCCATTGGTGGCTTCAGTGACGAATCTCCAACGAACATCGTGGAAACTTACGACTCGAAGCTGGACAGCTGGATGTGCATCTCCAGCAGAGTAGAGCAAGCTCGAGCGTGTCATGGCACAGTGTTCTTGGACGGTTTGGTGTATGTTATTGGTGGCTTTGATAGTATGGAGTACTTAAACTCCACGTGCACTTTCAATCCCCTGGATGGAACGTGGAATGAGGTGGCGCCCATGCACTCGCACCGCAGCTATGTTAGCGTTACCGTGTTAGATGGATTCATCTATGCCATGGGAGGCTTCAATGGCACCATACGGCTTAACACAGCTGAACGTTATCAACCATGCACCAACCAGTGGAGCCTCATCCCATCCATGCACGAGCAACGAAGTGACGCCAGTGCTGCCACCTTAAATGGCAAG ATCTACATCTGTGGAGGCTTCAATGGAAATGAGTGTCATTTCACGGCTGAGTGTTTTGACCCTCATCATTATCAGTGGACACTGATCGTGCGGATGCACATGCGCAGGAGTGGTGTAGGCGTCATTGCGCTGAACAACCAATTGTTTGCTGTAAGAACTgaaagtaacacacacaaatacaaacacacaactaaaAATTAA